In the Urocitellus parryii isolate mUroPar1 chromosome 10, mUroPar1.hap1, whole genome shotgun sequence genome, one interval contains:
- the LOC113177014 gene encoding zinc finger protein 39-like has product MTPLHSPPFLAMLPEPSVHFQEQTKMDTSLGLVSFEDVAVNFSWDEWQDLDEAQRTLYKDVMLETYSSLVSLGHCIPKPDAIIKLEQGAEPWVAEEPPDQSHPGHCIPKPEVIIKLEQGAEPWVAEEPPDQSHSDIQKVEDLSETSQESRERHLWQVVITSRSAAEERVELQRAFNLSSSQISELIVSNGNYLGMRMDELVVYQNMLLPGEPDAMHVGEGPGACDLTGKPLWHPEHLGPQHEIQAMQQDLERGGEDGACGTGTIFFIQERVHLGEPSCKYSAYAEGCGQFAVGVQGITHVGRRAYECGVCRKTLSIKPTLTHHQRTKLWVCSECERPFLTQQRTHTQEPCKCDLGAQSLCQKPDLTLQPRAHAGEKPHECHECGKSFYRRSDLTVHQRTHTGEKPYECDECRKSFNQKSNLSRHQRTHTGEKPYECSKCGKSFNQKSDLILHQRTHTGEKPYECKECGKSFYKKSDLTVHQRTHTGEKPYECDECGKTFYQKSKLTVHQRTHTGEKPYECKECGKSFYQKSDLTVHQRTHTGEKPYGCSKCGKSFYQKSVLTVHQRTHTGEKPYGCDECRKTFCQKSHLSRHQRTHTR; this is encoded by the exons ATGACTCCACTCCATTCACCACCTTTCCTAGCTATGCTTCCAGAGCCCTCTGTGCATTTCCAAGAGCAAACAAAAATGGATACATCTCTG GGCTTGGTGTcatttgaggatgtggctgtgaacttcagCTGGGATGAGTGGCAGGACCTGGATGAAGCTCAGAGGACCTTGTACAAGGATGTGATGCTGGAGACCTATAGCAGCCTGGTGTCCTTGG GGCACTGCATCCCCAAACCTGATGCGATCATCAAGCTGGAACAAGGAGCAGAGCCGTGGGTGGCAGAAGAGCCCCCAGACCAGAGCCATCCAG GGCACTGCATCCCCAAACCTGAGGTGATCATCAAGCTGGAGCAAGGAGCAGAGCCATGGGTGGCAGAAGAGCCCCCAGACCAGAGCCACTCAG ATATCCAGAAAGTGGAGGATCTGAGTGAGACCAGCCAGGAGAGTCGAGAAAGACATCTGTGGCAAGTTGTGATCACCAGCCGCAGTGCAGCCGAAGAGAGAGTTGAATTACAAAGAGCATTTAATTTAAGCTCAAGCCAGATTTCAGAGCTGATTGTAAGTAATGGAAACTACTTAGGAATGAGGATGGATGAGCTTGTTGTATATCAGAACATGCTTCTTCCTGGCGAGCCTGATGCCATGCATGTAGGAGAGGGGCCTGGTGCCTGTGACCTGACTGGAAAGCCCCTCTGGCACCCTGAGCATCTTGGTCCACAACATGAGATTCAAGCAATGCAGCAGGACCTTGAGCGGGGTGGAGAAGATGGGGCCTGTGGCACAGGGACGATATTCTTCATCCAGGAGAGGGTTCACCTGGGAGAACCCTCCTGCAAATACAGTGCCTATGCGGAGGGCTGTGGTCAGTTTGCTGTTGGTGTCCAGGGGATAACCCATGTGGGAAGGAGAGCTTATGAGTGTGGGGTCTGCCGAAAGACCCTCTCCATCAAGCCCACACTCACTCACCACCAGAGAACGAAACTTTGGGTGTGCAGTGAATGTGAGAGGCCCTTCCTGACACAGCAAAGAACACATACACAGGAGCCCTGTAAGTGTGACTTGGGTGCTCAGTCTCTCTGCCAGAAGCCAGACCTCACTTTACAGCCGAGAGCTCACGCAGGGGAGAAGCCTCATGAGTGTCACGAGTGCGGGAAATCTTTCTACCGCAGGTCAGACCTCACCGTGCACCAGAGGACCCACACAGGGGAGAAACCCTATGAGTGTGATGAGTGTAGGAAGTCTTTCAACCAGAAGTCGAATCTGAGCAGGCACCAGAGGACCCACACgggagagaagccttatgaatgcaGCAAATGCGGGAAGTCTTTCAACCAGAAGTCAGACCTTATTCTACACCAGAGGacccacacaggagagaagccctatgaatgcaaGGAATGCGGGAAGTCTTTCTACAAGAAGTCAGACCTCACTGTGCACCAGAGGAcgcacacaggagagaaaccctatgaatgtgaTGAGTGTGGGAAAACTTTCTATCAGAAGTCAAAACTCACTGTTCATCAGAGaacacacacaggagagaagccctatgaatgtaaggagTGTGGGAAGTCTTTCTACCAGAAGTCAGACCTCACTGTACATCAGAGGacccacacaggagagaagccctatggaTGTAGCAAATGTGGGAAGTCTTTCTACCAGAAGTCTGTCCTCACTGTGCACCAGAGGACCCACacgggagagaagccctatgGGTGTGATGAGTGTAGGAAGACCTTTTGCCAGAAATCACACCTCAGCAGGCACCAGAGAACTCATACAAGGTAG